In the genome of Apium graveolens cultivar Ventura unplaced genomic scaffold, ASM990537v1 ctg4814, whole genome shotgun sequence, one region contains:
- the LOC141702242 gene encoding uncharacterized protein LOC141702242 isoform X2 — translation MDGVDRMERRKSLAQRLGFKGIGCCGANWTVRDSDISVMEDDDRSYDFNSGPPLIHNQAQQQTEVESGRDDPVPDSDPGCESVAPVVSGMNLADALAAERQFRADDEGEDGSGLSPTRPDETPLRVSLMRLLEETDGGDGEEEEEKSAVGSTGNDSVCCVCMGRKKGSAFIPCGHTFCRVCSRELWLNRGTCPLCNRQIVEILDIF, via the coding sequence ATGGACGGTGTTGATCGAATGGAGAGACGCAAGTCACTTGCTCAACGGCTGGGATTTAAAGGAATAGGCTGTTGTGGGGCCAACTGGACTGTACGAGATTCCGACATAAGTGTAATGGAAGACGATGATCGTTCCTATGATTTTAATTCGGGCCCACCCTTGATACATAACCAAGCACAGCAGCAAACTGAAGTTGAATCGGGTCGGGATGACCCGGTTCCCGATTCGGATCCGGGTTGCGAGAGTGTAGCCCCGGTTGTTTCCGGGATGAATTTAGCTGATGCATTGGCAGCAGAACGGCAATTCCGGGCGGATGATGAGGGTGAAGACGGGTCGGGGTTGAGTCCGACCCGACCCGACGAGACGCCGTTGAGGGTGTCGTTGATGAGACTGTTGGAAGAAACGGACGGCGGAGACGGCGAGGAAGAGGAAGAGAAATCTGCAGTGGGGTCCACAGGGAATGATTCAGTGTGCTGCGTGTGCATGGGAAGGAAGAAAGGATCAGCGTTTATACCATGTGGACATACATTTTGTAGGGTGTGTTCGAGGGAGCTGTGGTTGAATCGAGGGACGTGTCCTCTTTGTAACCGTCAGATCGTTGAAATTCTTGATATATTCTAA
- the LOC141702242 gene encoding uncharacterized protein LOC141702242 isoform X1: MSQFGELLGLSLGLQGREEAKTILEFLKERMDGVDRMERRKSLAQRLGFKGIGCCGANWTVRDSDISVMEDDDRSYDFNSGPPLIHNQAQQQTEVESGRDDPVPDSDPGCESVAPVVSGMNLADALAAERQFRADDEGEDGSGLSPTRPDETPLRVSLMRLLEETDGGDGEEEEEKSAVGSTGNDSVCCVCMGRKKGSAFIPCGHTFCRVCSRELWLNRGTCPLCNRQIVEILDIF; encoded by the coding sequence ATGAGTCAGTTTGGTGAACTTTTGGGTTTGAGTTTGGGATTGCAGGGAAGAGAAGAAGCCAAAACAATTCTTGAATTCTTGAAAGAGAGAATGGACGGTGTTGATCGAATGGAGAGACGCAAGTCACTTGCTCAACGGCTGGGATTTAAAGGAATAGGCTGTTGTGGGGCCAACTGGACTGTACGAGATTCCGACATAAGTGTAATGGAAGACGATGATCGTTCCTATGATTTTAATTCGGGCCCACCCTTGATACATAACCAAGCACAGCAGCAAACTGAAGTTGAATCGGGTCGGGATGACCCGGTTCCCGATTCGGATCCGGGTTGCGAGAGTGTAGCCCCGGTTGTTTCCGGGATGAATTTAGCTGATGCATTGGCAGCAGAACGGCAATTCCGGGCGGATGATGAGGGTGAAGACGGGTCGGGGTTGAGTCCGACCCGACCCGACGAGACGCCGTTGAGGGTGTCGTTGATGAGACTGTTGGAAGAAACGGACGGCGGAGACGGCGAGGAAGAGGAAGAGAAATCTGCAGTGGGGTCCACAGGGAATGATTCAGTGTGCTGCGTGTGCATGGGAAGGAAGAAAGGATCAGCGTTTATACCATGTGGACATACATTTTGTAGGGTGTGTTCGAGGGAGCTGTGGTTGAATCGAGGGACGTGTCCTCTTTGTAACCGTCAGATCGTTGAAATTCTTGATATATTCTAA